The Lutra lutra chromosome 7, mLutLut1.2, whole genome shotgun sequence genome segment tttgttttgttttatttatttatttttaaaaagattttatttatttatttgacagacagagatcacaagtaggcagagagagagagaagggaaagcaggctccccggcgagcagtgagcccaatgcggggctctatcccaggaccctgagatcatgacctgagccgaaagcagaggcttaacccgctgaaccacccaggcgcccctaatcctgTAAGTTTTTAAAGCTAATGCAAACATAGTGGAAACTTCTACATGTGACCAGTTCTTCGAGGGGGTACAAGGTGTCCAGCAAAGAGAAGACgcatatatacaagggaaacagccccccaccccgggttCCAAGTAGCTTTGGGGAAAAATCCCAATCCTAGAGCAGTTTCATGAATCCACTAGGTACGGTGGGAAGGGTTTGACTTGTCCTAATATGTTTTTTGGAGCTACATAAGAGTAGGGTGTTTTCCTGGGTTACCACGGAAAGACTTTGATCAGTCCACCCGGTTTCTGATCATAGAAAACTAAAAGGGCTTTCTTAACCCTACATAATCGCTGCTGGTTGAGAAAACCGTCTAATTTATTGGCCCTGGCTGCAAAACAAGTGGGTTCGTCTAGATTCTAGAAATATTCAAGGACACTCTCTGTTCTAAGTCGGGTGACTACCCATTCAGGTCTGTATCTGTTTTTCCTGGTTAACTTTTTAATAGCATATTTTATAATTCACTCTCAGAGCGGTTTCAGTTTGGATGGTAAGTTGCAAGGTCATCTTAGTAACAAGTGACATTAACTGGCTGGctgaaaaaaaaaggtgaccgTGGGTCctaggaagggacagaggaacaaACATTTCCGTTGGCGGACACACCCAGCTAGTGCTGGGCACCTGGAGGGCCTGTTTCTGGACTGagaggtgcccccccccccaccacaaagGGAGGAAGCCCAGGTGCTTCAACCACTTCCTGAAGGGCAAGGTCTGGGTTCAACGAAAAAAGGTCGGGAGTGGGCTCCTCGCGGGGCCATCTGCTCTCCTCCTGTCCTTAGGAAGGCGCTGGAGGCATCAGCGGATCAGTTCCTTCTGCGTAAAACCGGACAGCGGGGTTTACCTCCAAAGGCTGTTCGTCTTCGTGAACAGTGGCCACTCTGATCCCATCGCCGCCGAACTGAAGACACACAAGTTAGGAGAACGCCCGTGGAGGGAGGCTCCTGATTCTCCCAGCTACTACTCCCGAGCCAAGGACTCGAGCAGTCAGTGCCCACAGTCTGACTTGGAGAGGAGGAGACGGAcacttggggggaggggttgcacaaggtcacagaactagACAGCTGGAGAAAAGGCTGACCCCAGGAAGTCTGGTTCAAAGCCCGCGCTCCAAGCACACGAGGGGCCCCGAGCCGGCTCTTCCGACTCCCTAACAAGTGCTCTCCTCGGCCCACACAGCCCTGCAGAATCtacccccccacctcaccccacccccgcgGAGGAGGCCACGCACAACAAAGGGCAGGGCGAGGGCTGGCGAACCCCGCCCGGGTCCCACAGAAGGCGCAGAGCGGCCTCCCGCACGCCGCCCGGGGACGGGGGGCAGCGTCCTCCTCCTTTCGGGGCAGAAACAGTCCCCTTCCAGACTCGCTCGCGGGGCGGGGAGGAAGCGCGGAGCCCGGGTCCGGCTCGGGGTCCCCGCGAGGCCGCCGGAGGCTGCGCCCCGCGCCCCCCCGCCCGGGGCCGAGCGCCCAGGGcggcccccagcccccgcccgcccgccccccgcGGGACCCCCGGCCCGCGCCCGCGGCTCCGCGCTGGGCGGCGGCGTCCTCCCGCAGCCACCCAGCTTCCCGGGGGAGGAGCAGCGCATCGCGCAAGCATCCGGGAGCGGCGGAGGGGGCGGGAGGAAGggcgagaggaggaagcgggaTTTAAACGAAAGGCGGTGACGCCACACAAAAGATTTCTATAGGCTCCAGGGAGGTGAcggccgggcggcggcggcggcgagccCGGGGGCGAGGCGCGGACGCGGGGAGGAGGCGGCTCGGGCGGCCCCGGCGGGCGGCGGCGCACCCACGGCCCGCGCGGAGGAGCAGCCGCGCGGGGAGAGGAGGCGGGCGTCTTCCCCTCCGCCTCTCGGCCCCCGCCCTTCCTTTCAGTTTCTCCCGGCTCGCTCGGAAGTTGGAGGTTGACGAAGATGGCAGGAGCCGGGGCCCGGGCGGGTGGCCGCCGCGCCGCGGGGACCTTCTGAGTTGGCGCGGCCGCCGGGGAGACGCGCGCCAGGCGTCCGATGCGCAGGGCCCGGGGTCTCGGGAGAGCTCAGCCGCCGCGGGCCCCAGGCGACCAGGCGACCGGGATGGACTCGCGCCCACAGCCAGCGGCCGGCCGCGGGGCGCGCGGTCGGGGAGGGCGTGCCGCCTCGGAGCCGGGCCGCGCGCTGTGAGCCGGCGAGGCGGGAAGGGGCGGCCGCGGTGGCCGGCGCGCCCGGGCGTGGCGGGCGGGCGAGCGCGCGAGCGGGGCGGCCGCTGTGCGCAATCAGTGCAGCCTCCCGCCCGACTCTGACTCGGCGCGGCCGCGCCAGCAGCGGCCACACCCTCGGCTCTGCCGCCGCCGGCGCCGCTTCCCGAGAGCGGGGGGCAGGAGATGCGCGCCCCGCGGCGCCAGCCCCGGCCGCCGTCGCGGGCAAGTGCCGCCCGGCGGGGTCAGGGCGCCTGAAGCCCACGTGCGCCGCCGAGCCCGAGGTGGCTGACAGCAGAGCCCGCCCGAGCCGCCGCCCGCGCTCCTCCCCGAGGAAGGGATTTTGatttcaaagaaaggaaggaaggaaggacaactcccagcttcccccccctcccgccctcccGCTCCGGCCGGGCCGGGCCATGCCCAGGAAGGCGGCGGCGGCGTTGGCGGCGACGGCGGCCCAGCAGAAGGGACTTTCCTGGCAGCCCGGCGGCGAGGAGCGTGCTCCGTGAGTTTGCTGTGCCCGGTTCATGGTTCCTGCAAGCCCTCCAGGAGGCCGAACGCTGCAGCCCCTCCCCGTGCCCCGAAGAGCCTCCTGCGTCCTCTGGCCCCCGGgcccgccccgcgccgccgccgctcgGGCTCCGGCAGCCGCAGCAGCCCAGTGCCCTCCGCCCGGCGCGGTGGATGGCATGATGGTGCGGGGAAGGCACCGCGGCCCTGGCCAGCTGAGTCGCGACGGCCGCGGGGGCGGCGGCAGTGGCAGCGGCGGCGGTAGCGGGCTCCCCAGCGGCATGCCAGTGCCCCCCGGGCGCGATGGCTAGCGGCAGCGCTGGGAAGCCCACTGGCGAGGCGGCTTCTCCGGCTCCTGCGAGCGCCGTCGGGGGGGCCTGCTCGCAGCCGCGGAAGAGGCTTGTGTCCGTCTGCGACCACTGCAAAGGCAAGATGCAGCTGGTGGCCGACCTGCTGCTGCTGTCGAGCGAGGCGCGGCCCGTGCTCTTCGAGGGCCCCGCCTCCTCCTGCGCCGGGGCCGAGTCCTTCGAGCAGTGCCGGGACACGATCATCGCGCGCACCAAGGGGCTCTCCATCCTCACCCACGACGTGCAGAGCCAGCTCAACATGGGCCGCTTCGGGGAGGCCGGGGACAGCCTGGTGGAGCTGGGCGACCTGGTGGTGTCGCTGACGGAGTGCTCCGCCCACGCGGCCTACCTGGCGGCCGTGGCCACGCCGGGCGCGCAGCCCGCGCAGCCGGGCCTGGTGGACCGCTACCGCGTGACGCGCTGCCGCCACGAGGTGGAGCAGGGCTGCGCCGTGCTGCGCGCCACCCCGCTGGCCGACATGACGCCGCAGCTGCTGCTGGAGGTGTCGCAGGGCCTGTCGCGCAACCTCAAGTTCCTGACGGACGCGTGCGCCCTGGCCAGCGACAAGTCCCGGGACCGCTTCTCCCGCGAGCAGTTCAAGCTGGGCGTCAAGTGCATGAGCACGAGCGCGTCGGCGCTGCTGGCCTGCGTGCGCGAGGTGAAGGCGGCGCCCAGCGAGCTGGCCCGCAGCCGCTGCGCGCTCTTCAGCGGGCCGCTGGTGCAGGCCGTGAGCGCCCTGGTGGGCTTCGCCACCGAGCCGCAGTTCCTGGGTCGCGCGGCGGCCGTGAGCGCCGAGGGCAAGGCGGTGCAGACCGCCATCCTGGGCGGCGCCATGAGCGTGGTGTCGGCCTGCGTGCTCCTGACCCAGTGCCTCAGGGATCTGGCGCAGCACCCCGACGGGGGCGCCAAGATGTCGGACCACAGGGAGAGGCTGAGGAACTCGGCCTGCGCCGTGTCTGAAGGCTGCACCCTGCTATCTCAGGCTTTACGGGAGAGGTCTTCGCCCAGGACTTTACCGCCAGTGAATTCCAATTCTGTGAATTAGCACCCGCCCCCTTCTTTCTTCCACCCCAGACTAGAGGAAGATACTTACTGTCTGCCCCTCTCCATGTATACCAAAGAAATCCCAGGGGAAGCCCCCTCCATGTCGGATGCTCCAGAGGAACCTTCCAGAGAGTGGGGCCATGCGCTCCGACGACACTCGTGGGCGCGGGGGGACCCACTGCCCACCTACGCACACCCAGCAGGGACCCGGAGGTGGCACCCAGCCCCGGCCCCTCTTCTGGAGTTCCTCCACTAAATTTTCTTACCAATTGGGCAGGAAGGAGGtcatgggtttgtttctttttgggtccttttttttttttctttctgttttctgttttttcctaattaaaagaAAGGTTACCTCAGTTTTCACTCCTTAGACATGGATgtagctacctttttttttttttttttttaagcaatcgtGTTGGATTAGGCGTATACTTACTTGGTGTGGAAAGAGTATGACTTTGCCATGTGATTTGCAAATGGGGGGAAAAGCTACTGtgagtgtgtgttttattttttaatttacactATAGAGTGATTCCCCCCTGcccttgcccaccccccacccccatgtcaaGTTTTTACCTTGCATGTACTggagtatttatttcatttattaaaatgttatgtttCTCAGATGGCCCTTTGCAATTATTGTTGATTTTCAATAATTGTAATAATGTTCAATGCTGCATGGGTCCCTGGAGGGGTTAGCCGTGTCTCCCCGCCTTAGCCGTCTCCCTTTTTCCTTGAGGGTGATCTCTCTGAGCAGCCTAGAATTGGAGAACACTGTCCTTGGAGAGGTGCCAGGGAATGATTGGCAGTAGGTACTGTGCCGGGGGGGTTGGGCTGGCAAGTGGGGTTTGGTCTTGCCTCTGGTTTCTCCTGGAAAGTACTTCAGCCCCCCTCTCTGTGTCCCACCACTGTCTGTCCTGATGGACAGTGGGTCAGGCTGACCGAGGTCTGATTCGTATTCTGCCTGTCTCTTTCAGATTCGGGCCCTTCCTAATCCTGCGTGGTACCCAACCCTTGCCAGGTCAGGGGAGCTGGTCTCTGGAGCTGGAAACTGGGCTATAGCAAGGACCTTCAGGAGACTTTGCGGCCTCTTTTATGTAGGCAGGTCTCTTCACACAGGACCCAGTCACTCATGATTGTAGGAAGAAGTTTGCCGGGTTCCAGACtgtttaagagagggagaggtgtTCTGGAAAGTGGTAGGAACTTTCTAAAGCCACAGCGTAGTTGCAGGCAAAGGGCTGATTTCCGTGACCTTGATCTAAGATCTGCCCTGGTTGGTTTCATATTGGAAGAAGGCTTTGTTAACTGATGTTTGGAGTTATTTTAAGGGAGTTTGTCCTTTGAGCAgacagttaaaaaagaaaattggggagAGAGAAGTGTATAATTTTACTGAAATTTGTTAAGTTTGGGACGTTTTCCCGCTGAAAGTATAACATTCTTCTTTGCAGGGCTTGCCCTGGGAGAGCCACATGGATAAAAACCCAAACACTCTTTAAATTTGCTCAGTTTACAATTCTTCCGATCTGTTGTGCTTGAACCTTGGTAATTCCTGAGGCTCTGAGAAGAAAGCGTTTTTCATTGTAACATGTAAGAAAGTCCTATTGACTGTTTTACTCGAATAGCTCTGTTTATTACAAGAACATCGTATTCAACATGTAAAACATCTTTAAACCTGTGTTGGGTAAGAGTAGGATCGGGGAGCTGCTCTGAATTTGATGTTTGGAAAAGTCTTAAAGCAGTAGTGTACATACATTTCTTAGAAACAGTCAAGGGAGCTGTTGTTTCTCTCCTAGGGCctggtagattaaaaaaaaaatcaaatttttaatttaaaaaatgacaatgacCTTGAGAatgtttcttcctctaccccccAACCCTTTAGTCTGGGTCAGTCAGATTCGGAAACTATTTGGGGAGAGGAAACGTAACCCACGTGCCAATGACAATCGTGCTTGCATTTAggattcattccttttatttattggATATACATAAGTAATTATACAGAGAGTTTCTAATTATAGATGTTCCTTTAGCCTACCTAGATCACAAAAAGTAAACTGAAaggaacaaagcaaaataaaattagggcCAGGAATCTGTAAATTTGGTGTTTGATTAAGATGAAAATGATTGCCAATTGTTCCTTGGACTCATTCCTTCTGCAGAAGCAATTTTCAGGACAGtgcataccaaaaaaaaaaaaaaagaaagaaagaaagaaagagaaaaaaattcgtTTTCCTTATCTACTTGGATGAAGTTAACTAGCTTGCCACCAAATTAATTTTGAAACTTCTTTTTGCCTTAGCCAACCGATCGTGGCTCTTTACACTTCTGTATATTAAAGATACTGACTTGTAATATTCAAACTCTATGTTCTCTGAAGTTGTTAAAAGTTTTGGTGGTGTTTTAacatccttctctccctgcctctgtctcgAAGATTAAGTGTAGGATTTTTCTTCCAGCAGGTGGCTTGGAATGGATTCTTGTACTTTGTTCAGCAGGGCGGAGGAGACCAGATTGAGGCACGTATAGCATTTCTGTGTATCTACGTTGCTTCCCTAGGCAAGGGGTCTGTGCCCAGGCCTTTGacattttatttgacattttagcTTCTAGTGCACCAGCTGGCTAAACTTGTTTTTGAAATagcccctgatttttaaaaaggagcatcTCAGACCTATTTCACGGGGCTTAATAAGGTCAGCAGAGATACTAAGTTCCAGGAATAAAATCAGAGTggcctgattcttttttttttttttttaaattaaaccacATTAAAGTTAATTTAAGACCTCAGTCTTTAAGCTCTTTTGATTTCCTAGAGCGAGTTTTCTTACTTAGGCTTAATGGGCACCATCCTGACTGGGGATGTCGAAAACCTTCCTTTGGTCAGGAGAGAAGGAAATCATTATGGCTAAGTTGTAGAACAAAAGCCATTATTTATGACAGTGAACCCAAGTAAATGGGACAAAAGGCTTTCAAACACAAGACTTAACTAGAAAGGAGCTCTGTCTTTCCTCAGCTGTTTTAAACTtggcttttttctcttattcGTTATGGGTTGATTTTGGGAGATgtagaaggtgtgtgtgtgtgtgtgtgtgtgtgtgtgtgtgtgtgtgttcttcccTACCCCGTCCTCCTCGTTACCTGaggttttatttctaatttagggtcatgtttctcaaaaaaatctCAAGACTGTGACTGTGGAACCATCAGTTACGTCTGACTGGTTATTTTgtgagcattttctttttaaacctggCATAGGGAGCTAAAGCACTTGACAGTTTGAAACAGCTAATTTTAACAGAAACACCTGTTTTTCAGAATGAATGTGACTATGGTAACGTGCAGATCAGGCAGAGATTTTGAAAAAcgtccgccgccgccgccccttCTGGGTTCTGCTTGGTACGGAGCTCGGAGTCGGGGGAGAACTCTGCAGCCTTCCCTATGCTTTCTGCCGTGGGACCACAGCTTGGTCCAGCACCATTTCTGGGTTTCCAGGGCGGACACAGACATTCGTGAGCACTCCTGGCAAATTCCtgtcttgattaaaaa includes the following:
- the TLNRD1 gene encoding talin rod domain-containing protein 1, whose protein sequence is MASGSAGKPTGEAASPAPASAVGGACSQPRKRLVSVCDHCKGKMQLVADLLLLSSEARPVLFEGPASSCAGAESFEQCRDTIIARTKGLSILTHDVQSQLNMGRFGEAGDSLVELGDLVVSLTECSAHAAYLAAVATPGAQPAQPGLVDRYRVTRCRHEVEQGCAVLRATPLADMTPQLLLEVSQGLSRNLKFLTDACALASDKSRDRFSREQFKLGVKCMSTSASALLACVREVKAAPSELARSRCALFSGPLVQAVSALVGFATEPQFLGRAAAVSAEGKAVQTAILGGAMSVVSACVLLTQCLRDLAQHPDGGAKMSDHRERLRNSACAVSEGCTLLSQALRERSSPRTLPPVNSNSVN